The proteins below are encoded in one region of Myxococcaceae bacterium JPH2:
- a CDS encoding PD-(D/E)XK nuclease family protein, whose product MRRPPLSNDFSWSKSRHEKFSECLRAYYLYYYRSWGGWEADAAKDVRELYVLKKLANRYTWAGSVVHETLKDVLLDWRAGRAVDPAAVESRARKLMQDDFRHSRGKAYWTQKYRKQFTGLVEHEYAEAVTDETWKQNFETVRSALSWFFTSRWPRVSQALKPAQWLEVDAGYDFAHFSLDGLKVFAIPDFAYVDDDGAPVVVDWKTGKFREGYEEQVLGYALYVAQRYRFPVEKVRASLVYLNEGVEKDVTVDPAALDSFREHFTSSVASMRALLKDPATNTPKEAEAFTPTDDLNACARCVFRRPCGREAAVARARAEVA is encoded by the coding sequence ATGCGGCGTCCCCCTCTCAGCAACGACTTCTCCTGGTCCAAGAGCCGCCACGAGAAGTTCTCCGAGTGCCTCCGGGCCTACTACCTCTACTACTACCGCTCCTGGGGTGGGTGGGAGGCGGACGCCGCGAAGGACGTGCGGGAGCTGTACGTCTTGAAGAAGCTGGCCAACCGCTACACGTGGGCGGGCAGCGTGGTGCACGAGACCCTCAAGGACGTGCTCTTGGACTGGCGGGCCGGGCGCGCGGTGGATCCGGCGGCGGTGGAGTCTCGGGCGCGCAAGCTGATGCAGGACGACTTCCGCCACTCGCGCGGCAAGGCGTACTGGACGCAGAAGTACCGCAAGCAGTTCACCGGCCTCGTGGAGCACGAGTACGCCGAGGCCGTGACGGACGAGACGTGGAAGCAGAACTTCGAGACGGTGCGCTCGGCGCTGTCCTGGTTCTTCACGTCGCGGTGGCCGCGCGTGTCGCAGGCACTCAAGCCCGCGCAGTGGCTGGAGGTGGACGCGGGCTATGACTTCGCGCACTTCTCGCTGGATGGCCTGAAGGTCTTCGCCATCCCGGACTTCGCCTACGTGGACGACGACGGCGCGCCCGTGGTGGTGGACTGGAAGACGGGCAAGTTTCGTGAGGGCTACGAGGAGCAGGTGCTGGGCTACGCGCTCTACGTGGCGCAGCGCTACCGCTTCCCCGTGGAGAAGGTGCGCGCGTCGCTCGTGTACTTGAACGAGGGCGTGGAGAAGGACGTGACGGTCGACCCGGCCGCGCTGGATTCCTTCCGCGAGCACTTCACCTCCAGCGTGGCGAGCATGCGCGCGCTGCTGAAGGACCCCGCGACGAACACCCCGAAGGAAGCGGAGGCGTTCACGCCCACCGACGACTTGAACGCCTGCGCTCGCTGCGTGTTCCGCCGCCCGTGTGGTCGCGAGGCGGCGGTGGCGCGCGCCCGGGCCGAGGTGGCCTGA
- a CDS encoding SDR family oxidoreductase produces the protein MKIPPFRERTVLVTGASSGIGRAAALAFAAAGANVVLAARRESALHDAAREVEALGVRALPVRCDVTRSEDVERLLRETDAAFGGLDLLVNNAGIGLYGPLEDISEAQLREVFEVNVFALWRVTRAALPLLRRRKGAQVMNVSSVLGHRGLPLLGGYCASKAAVNAMTESLRTELSSEGIRVLLVSPGLTESEFREHRRNAEGWAQDAIPLRAMSAEAVAQAMLRAARRGRRDTVLTLPGRAMVLANRLAPGLFDLVARRTANPRKKSS, from the coding sequence ATGAAAATCCCACCCTTCAGGGAGCGGACCGTCCTCGTCACGGGCGCCTCCAGCGGCATCGGGCGCGCGGCGGCGCTGGCCTTCGCGGCGGCCGGCGCGAACGTGGTGCTCGCCGCGCGCCGAGAGTCCGCGCTCCACGACGCGGCCCGTGAAGTGGAGGCGCTCGGTGTTCGCGCCCTGCCCGTGCGCTGCGACGTCACGAGAAGCGAGGACGTGGAGCGACTGCTTCGCGAGACGGACGCGGCGTTCGGTGGGTTGGATCTGCTCGTCAACAACGCGGGCATCGGACTCTATGGGCCGCTGGAGGACATCTCCGAGGCGCAGCTCCGCGAGGTGTTCGAGGTGAACGTCTTCGCCCTGTGGCGAGTGACGCGCGCCGCGCTCCCGCTGCTGCGCCGGAGGAAGGGCGCGCAGGTGATGAACGTCAGCTCGGTGCTGGGACATCGAGGTTTGCCGCTGCTGGGTGGCTACTGCGCGTCCAAGGCCGCGGTGAACGCCATGACCGAGTCCCTGCGCACGGAGCTGTCCTCCGAGGGAATCCGTGTGCTGCTCGTCTCTCCCGGCCTCACCGAGAGCGAGTTCCGCGAGCACCGACGGAACGCCGAGGGCTGGGCCCAGGACGCCATTCCCCTTCGAGCCATGTCCGCCGAGGCCGTGGCCCAAGCCATGCTGCGCGCCGCGCGGCGTGGACGCCGCGACACGGTGCTCACCCTCCCCGGCCGCGCGATGGTGCTCGCGAATCGCCTCGCGCCCGGATTGTTCGACCTCGTCGCTCGCCGCACCGCCAACCCTCGGAAGAAGTCGTCATGA
- the mutY gene encoding A/G-specific adenine glycosylase: MSPRPRIAPVLPTVSPERHAALRGPLLNWYDHGKRDLPWRRTRDPYAIWLSEVMLQQTQVSTVIPYWERFLARFPTVGALASAPLDDVLSGWKGLGYYSRARNLHRAAQEVVSRFQGRLPATAAELLTLPGFGRYTAGAVASIAFGEEAPLVDGNVARVLSRIFEVEGLPGDRAREATLWALAGALVKGERPGDFNQALMEHGATVCRPESPLCLLCPVRAGCLAHAKGRVDELPPAKVRAAPKKLELALAVWPHEGKLLFARRAEEGLFGGLWELPTAEVGEDTSDAAAVEQLSAALGTQGLKLVGALGNVRRQLTHRSLTLRLLRVDAPALPRQAKSFQELRWCTPQDSEALGMSTAMQRALESVIAQDVLAVAMPTAPAPTRKRRTRAST; encoded by the coding sequence ATGAGTCCGCGCCCGCGCATCGCTCCCGTTCTCCCCACCGTCAGCCCCGAGCGACACGCCGCGCTGCGCGGCCCGCTCCTGAACTGGTACGACCACGGCAAGCGAGACCTGCCCTGGCGCCGCACGCGAGACCCGTACGCCATCTGGCTGAGCGAGGTGATGCTCCAGCAGACGCAGGTCTCCACGGTGATTCCCTACTGGGAGCGCTTCCTCGCGCGATTCCCCACGGTGGGCGCGCTGGCCTCGGCGCCGCTCGATGACGTGCTCTCGGGATGGAAGGGGCTCGGGTACTACTCGCGCGCGCGAAACCTGCACCGCGCCGCGCAGGAGGTCGTGTCGCGCTTCCAAGGGCGACTCCCCGCCACCGCCGCCGAGCTGCTCACGCTGCCAGGCTTCGGGCGCTACACCGCCGGCGCGGTGGCCTCCATTGCCTTCGGCGAAGAGGCTCCGCTGGTGGATGGCAACGTGGCCCGCGTGCTGTCGCGCATCTTCGAGGTGGAGGGACTGCCCGGAGACCGCGCGCGCGAGGCCACGCTCTGGGCCTTGGCCGGAGCGCTGGTGAAGGGCGAGCGGCCCGGGGACTTCAATCAGGCGCTGATGGAGCACGGGGCCACGGTGTGTCGCCCGGAGTCTCCGCTGTGCCTCCTGTGCCCGGTGCGCGCGGGGTGCCTCGCGCACGCCAAGGGCCGCGTGGACGAGCTGCCCCCCGCCAAGGTGCGCGCCGCGCCCAAGAAGCTGGAGCTGGCGCTGGCGGTCTGGCCGCACGAGGGGAAGCTCCTCTTCGCTCGCCGCGCGGAGGAAGGGCTCTTCGGCGGACTGTGGGAGCTGCCCACTGCCGAGGTGGGAGAGGACACGTCCGACGCCGCGGCCGTCGAGCAGCTCTCGGCCGCGCTGGGCACGCAGGGTCTGAAGCTCGTGGGCGCACTGGGGAACGTGCGACGACAGCTCACCCACCGCTCACTCACGCTGCGCCTGTTGCGCGTGGATGCCCCCGCGCTGCCACGCCAGGCGAAGTCCTTCCAGGAGCTGCGTTGGTGCACGCCGCAGGACTCAGAGGCGCTCGGCATGAGCACCGCCATGCAGCGCGCCCTGGAGTCGGTGATTGCGCAAGACGTGCTCGCGGTGGCCATGCCCACTGCCCCCGCACCGACACGGAAGCGCCGCACGCGCGCGAGCACCTGA
- a CDS encoding DUF2934 domain-containing protein: MARHSAQKPTSPPPPTPQERPQENTATGSREQPSHERIARRAYEIFLARGSAPGSPEQDWFQAERELRLGRH, translated from the coding sequence ATGGCACGCCACAGCGCGCAGAAGCCGACCAGCCCCCCGCCCCCGACGCCACAGGAGCGGCCCCAGGAGAACACGGCGACGGGCTCGCGCGAGCAGCCCTCTCACGAGCGCATCGCCCGCCGCGCCTACGAAATCTTCCTCGCTCGCGGCAGCGCGCCCGGTAGCCCGGAACAGGACTGGTTCCAGGCCGAGCGCGAGCTGCGCCTCGGCCGGCACTGA